A region from the Brassica napus cultivar Da-Ae chromosome C8, Da-Ae, whole genome shotgun sequence genome encodes:
- the LOC106429460 gene encoding small ubiquitin-related modifier 1 produces MSATQEEDKKPGDGGAHINLKVKGQDGNEVFFRIKRSTQLKKLMNAYCDRQSVDMSSIAFLFDGRRLRAEQTPDELDMEDGDEIDAMLHQTGGCGSGAAMA; encoded by the exons ATGTCTGCAACACAGGAGGAAGACAAGAAGCCAGGAGACGGAGGAGCTCACATCAATCTCAAGGTCAAGGGTCAG GATGGGAATGAGGTGTTCTTTAGGATCAAGAGAAGCACTCAGCtgaagaagctgatgaatgcTTACTGTGACAGGCAATCAGTGGACATGAGCTCCATTGCCTTCTTGTTCGATGGGCGTCGTCTTCGTGCTGAGCAGACTCCGGACGAG CTTGACATGGAGGACGGTGATGAGATCGATGCCATGCTCCATCAGACTGGTGGCTGTGGTAGTGGCGCTGCTATGGCCTGA
- the LOC106429510 gene encoding GDP-L-galactose phosphorylase 1-like, which produces MLKIKRVPTVVSNYQKDEASDESVGCGRNCLGACCLNGARLPLYACNKLEKSGTGEKVVISGEAREPPVAFLESLVLEEWEDRFQRGLFRYDVTACETKVIPGKYGFVAQLNEGRHLKKRPTEFRVDKVLQSFDGNKFNFTKVGQEELLFQFEAGEDCEAQFFPCMPVDAENSPSVVAINVSPIEYGHVLLIPRVLDCLPQRIDHKSLLLALHMAAEAANPYFRLGYNSLGAFATINHLHFQAYYLAMPFPLEKAPSKKMITTVSGVKISELVNYPVRSLLFEGGTSMQDLSDTVSDACVCLQNNNIPFNILISDSGRQIFLMPQCYAEKQALGEVSPELLETQVNPAVWEISGHMVLKRKEDYEGASEENAWRLLAEASLSEERFKEVNALIFEAIGCSNQEEELEGILVQPSGSVNQTGNRTLGGPITNGTASECLVLQ; this is translated from the exons ATGCTGAAAATCAAGAGGGTTCCGACCGTAGTGTCTAACTACCAAAAGGATGAAGCTTCGGATGAATCTGTCGGCTGTGGACGGAACTGTCTCGGAGCTTGCTGTCTGAACG GTGCAAGGCTTCCGTTGTACGCTTGCAATAAACTGGAAAAATCCGGCACCGGAGAGAAGGTTGTGATCAGCGGTGAAGCTAGAGAGCCTCCTGTGGCTTTTCTGGAGTCCCTTGTCCTTGAAGAG TGGGAGGATAGGTTCCAAAGAGGGCTCTTTCGCTACGATGTCACTGCCTGCGAAACCAAA GTGATCCCGGGGAAGTATGGATTCGTTGCTCAGCTAAACGAGGGTCGTCACCTAAAGAAGAGGCCTACCGAGTTCCGTGTGGACAAGGTTTTGCAGTCTTTTGATGGCAACAAGTTCAACTTCACCAAAGTTGGTCAAGAAGAGTTGCTCTTCCAGTTTGAAGCTGGTGAAGATTGCGAAGCTCAGTTCTTCCCCTGCATGCCTGTTGACGCTGAGAATTCTCCCAGTGTTGTTGCCATCAAT GTTAGTCCAATCGAGTATGGCCATGTCCTGCTGATCCCTCGCGTTCTTGACTGCCTACCTCAGAGGATCGACCACAAAAGCCTTTTGCTTGCACTTCACATGGCGGCAGAGGCAGCTAATCCTTACTTCAGACTCGGTTACAACAGCTTGGGTGCTTTCGCCACTATCAACCATCTTCACTTTCAGGCTTATTACTTGGCCATGCCTTTCCCATTAGAGAAAGCTCCTTCAAAGAAGATGATAACCACTGTTAGTGGTGTGAAAATCTCAGAGCTTGTGAATTACCCTGTGAGAAGTCTTCTCTTTGAAGGTGGAACCTCTATGCAAGACCTATCTGATACTGTCTCAGATGCCTGTGTTTGCCTCCAGAACAACAACATCCCTTTCAACATTCTCATATCTGATTCTGGACGGCAGATCTTCTTGATGCCACAG TGTTACGCAGAGAAGCAGGCTTTAGGTGAAGTAAGCCCCGAGTTGTTGGAAACGCAAGTGAACCCAGCTGTGTGGGAGATAAGTGGGCACATGGTGCTGAAGAGGAAAGAGGATTACGAAGGAGCTTCGGAGGAGAACGCATGGAGGCTACTAGCAGAAGCTTCTCTGTCAGAGGAAAGGTTCAAGGAGGTTAATGCTCTCATCTTTGAAGCCATAGGTTGTAGTAACCAAGAGGAGGAGCTTGAAGGAATCTTAGTTCAACCTAGTGGAAGTGTTAACCAGACAGGCAACCGAACCCTTGGAGGTCCGATCACTAACGGGACTGCCTCTGAGTGCCTTGTTCTTCAGTGA
- the LOC106429476 gene encoding glutathione S-transferase T3-like has translation MDPFSLNSTRFVNLLASQSSPPIDVDSAEPGVNSLRLVKPAERRKWSTKEDLVLISAWLNTSKDPIVSNEQKLGSFWKRIEGYFNSSPQLIGSAPMEWGQCKHRWGRVNEQVCKFVGCHEAALKEQASGHSENDVMKAAHNIFFNDYKVKFTLEHCWRELRFDQKWRSHTISKEKRKEADAEVEVVPEDEEVRPPDVKASKAAKRKKPNEAAFDQIQSILAQKITISKQKILDRLVAQKVETLSDQELALKTKLISEML, from the coding sequence ATGGACCCTTTTTCCCTTAACTCTACCAGGTTTGTTAACCTGTTAGCTTCGCAGAGCAGTCCACCAATAGACGTAGACTCTGCTGAGCCAGGTGTTAACTCTCTCAGGTTAGTTAAGCCTGCGGAAAGGAGAAAGTGGTCAACCAAAGAAGACCTTGTGTTGATcagtgcttggttgaacacCAGCAAGGATCCCATAGTCAGTAATGAACAGAAGTTGGGCTCGTTTTGGAAGCGAATAGAGGGGTATTTTAATTCGAGTCCTCAGCTCATTGGCTCTGCTCCTATGGAGTGGGGTCAATGTAAGCATAGGTGGGGAAGAGTGAATGAGCAGGTTTGTAAATTTGTGGGATGCCATGAAGCGGCGTTGAAGGAGCAGGCGAGTGGCCACAGTGAGAATGATGTCATGAAGGCGGCGCATAACATCTTCTTCAATGACTACAAAGTCAAGTTCACACTTGAACACTGCTGGAGGGAACTGAGGTTCGATCAGAAATGGAGATCACACACTATCTCGAAAGAGAAAAGGAAGGAAGCTGATGCGGAGGTGGAGGTGGTGCCTGAGGATGAAGAGGTGAGACCGCCCGATGTTAAGGCCAGCAAAGCAGCGAAGCGAAAGAAGCCAAACGAGGCAGCTTTTGATCAAATCCAGAGCATCCTAGCTCAGAAAATTACCATCTCCAAACAAAAGATACTTGATCGCCTCGTAGCCCAAAAAGTGGAAACACTTTCTGATCAGGAACTTGCTCTTAAGACTAAACTCATCTCAGAAATGCTTTAG
- the LOC106429500 gene encoding upstream activation factor subunit UAF30 — translation MQPQRLKKAIIDNPKKLGNLIDLVNLPSTLRDFLGQSQSSRLGCFMRVWSYIKTNNLQDPKNKNVVNCDEKLKSILLGKPRVELVDLPSLIKLHFTTKAPNSNSQEKRMPSIFKY, via the exons ATGCAGCCTCAGAGGTTGAAGAAAGCAATAATTGACAACCCTAAGAAGCTTGGGAATTTGATTGACCTTGTGAATCTTCCATCTACTCTACGTGACTTCCTTGGTCAGTCTCAGAGTTCTCGTCTGGGTTGTTTCATGCGTGTCTGGTCGTACATCAAAACCAACAATCTTCAG GATCCTAAGAACAAGAATGTGGTGAACTGTGATGAAAAGCTGAAGAGTATTTTGCTTGGGAAGCCGCGAGTGGAGCTAGTCGATCTTCCTTCTCTTATCAAGTTGCATTTCACCACCAAAGCACCCAACTCGAATTCTCAAGAAAAAAGAATGCCATCCATCTTTAAGTATTGA